A window of the Salarias fasciatus chromosome 7, fSalaFa1.1, whole genome shotgun sequence genome harbors these coding sequences:
- the myrf gene encoding myelin regulatory factor isoform X3: MDVVDETEALQRFFEGHDITSSLEPANIDTSILEEYISKEDDSTDICFSEVHSAPGPNYSSPQAGLSASGGLVCGVSPPIPLRQGAPPPGPSSCQNAYPQSLPLGLRHNYPCLGQQQQQQQQQQHQQHQQHQQQQQQQGQLKPEHRGHYAPGTLPESPPDSSSEPYSPQQVNDPHIIRTMTPENMCHMTPTPPLPPQGHYPSMHRDMYLKPEPMISQYPIGPATSGSVDIQQTQMLHQLLQHPQGQDIPVHQAKKRKHSDSPNSTLNSQILTGIIKQEPGLMQDADNAYLDPNYQCIKWQPHQQNKWTPLYDVNCKELPMLTYRVDADKGFNFSLADDAFVCQKKNHFQVTVYIGMLGDPKYIKTSDGLQPIDCFYLKLNGVKVEAMNQSISVEQSQSDRSKRPFKPVLVTLPPEQVTKVTVGRLHFSETTANNMRKKGKPNPDQRYFMLVVALHAQSHSQSYTVAAHVSERIIVRVTSGHASNPGQFESDNEVLWQRGQLPDSVYHHGRVGINTDRPDEALVVHGNVKVMGSLVHPSDIRAKENVQEVDTTDNLKRISQMRLVHYHYKPEFAATVGIENTAETGVIAQEVQQILPEAVKEGGDVVCANGETIPNLLVVNKERIFMENVGAVKELCKLTDNLETRIDELERWSRKLAKLRRLDSMKSTVSGGTVSTSGSYFSRTGSGPLKKKPPKPGSKSSSTDQGCISQRFMQGTILALLIVMAFSVISMSILYVLTLHHRGDIAEKDGCAPSCVLHIYWMPIFTATITVCPPVCPWSRAALGSSRKSTYPPLSTTAVPAPAACCSTTAVNNQSSTVVTLSNNQSTPGLSSPVPTPGTINKKAKSRPMEKDAHNRNRLSHTSAPMYFAKSKRPASSDVGGVGATNRLPGGQQQPVPRRQRSVHTQAGRTVPSLTGVYIVETDQEIAVQSCATAESCSYTVSLHSKRNSSISQITLHMTSTSNVYVRQCGATKGRLCPNHTETDLYSGQNTSTKGTHHLWSLNVQSFQDVTYHFRVSTSSEDSCATEGKFSAFAEYHFVILSSCV; this comes from the exons ATGGACGTGGTAGATGAAACAGAAGCTTTACAGAGGTTTTTTGAAG GTCATGATATTACCAGTTCTCTGGAGCCAGCCAACATCGACACCAGTATCCTGGAAGAGTACATCAGCAAGGAGGACGATAGCACTGACAT CTGTTTCTCAGAGGTCCACAGCGCCCCGGGACCAAATTACTCATCTCCCCAGGCAGGACTGTCGGCCTCTGGAGGCCTGGTGTGTGGCGTGAGCCCCCCAATCCCGCTGCGCCAAGGAGCCCCTCCACCCGGGCCCTCCAGCTGCCAGAACGCCTACCCCCAGAGTCTACCCCTGGGCCTCCGACACAACTACCCCTGCCTGgggcaacagcagcaacagcagcagcagcagcaacaccagcaacaccaacaacaccagcagcagcagcagcagcagggtcaaCTCAAGCCTGAGCACCGGGGCCATTACGCTCCGGG GACACTTCCAGAGTCGCCACCAGACTCCAGCTCAGAGCCGTACTCGCCTCAGCAGGTGAATG ATCCTCACATCATCAGGACAATGACACCAGAGAACATGTGTCACATGACTCCAACGCCACCCCTCCCGCCGCAAGGGCactatcccagcatgcatcggGACATGTACCTGAAGCCCGAGCCCATGATATCCCAGTATCCCATCGGACCGGCCACCAGTGGAAGTGTCGACATACAGCAGACACAGATGCTGCATCAGCTGCTACAACATCCTCAGGGGCAAGA CATCCCTGTTCATCAGGCCAAGAAGAGGAAGCACTCCGACTCGCCCAACAGCACCTTGAATTCCCAAATCCTCACAGGTATCATCAAACAAGAACCAG GTTTGATGCAGGATGCAGACAACGCTTACCTGGACCCAAACTATCAGTGCATTAAATGGCAGCCGCACCAGCAGAACAAGTGGACTCCGTTATATGACGTCAACTGCAAAGAGCT TCCAATGCTAACCTACCGTGTTGATGCTGACAAAGGCTTCAACTTCTCCTTGGCTGACGATGCTTTCGTTTGCCAGAAGAAGAACCATTTCCAGGTTACAGTATACATCGGCATGCTGGGAGATCCCAAATACATCAAGACCAGCGACGGACTGCAGCCCATTGATTGTTTCTATCTCAAACTCAATGGAGTGAAG GTGGAAGCCATGAATCAGTCCATTAGTGTGGAGCAGTCACAGTCTGACCGCAGCAAGAGACCCTTCAAACCAGTGCT tgtCACTTTGCCGCCAGAGCAGGTCACAAAAGTCACAGTGGGACGACTCCACTTCAGCGAGACCACAGCAAATAACATGAGGAAGAAGGGCAAACCAAATCCTGACCAGAG GTATTTCATGCTGGTGGTGGCGCTGCATGCACAGTCCCACAGTCAGAGCTATACTGTGGCTGCTCACGTGTCTGAGAGGATCATCGTCAGGGTAACGTCTGGCCAT GCATCCAACCCAGGACAATTTGAGAGCGACAATGAAGTGCTTTGGCAACGAGGCCAACTGCCAGACTCCGTGTACCACCACGGGAGGGTCGGGATCAATACCGACCGGCCTGACGAGGCCCTTGTTGTTCATGGCAACGTGAAGGTCATGGGCTCTCTGGTTCATCCATCAGACATCAGGGCCAAAGAAAATGTCCAGGAG GTCGACACCACAGACAATTTAAAACGGATTTCTCAGATGAGGCTGGTCCATTATCATTACAAGCCTGAGTTTGCAGCTACGGTGGGCATAGAGAACACAGCAGAGACTG GAGTGATTGCTCAAGAGGTTCAGCAAATCCTTCCTGAGGCGGTGAAGGAGGGGGGTGATGTGGTTTGTGCCAACGGAGAAACTATTCCCAACCTGCTGGTTGTCAACAAG GAGCGTATCTTCATGGAGAACGTCGGAGCGGTGAAGGAGCTGTGTAAGCTAACAGACAACCTGGAGACTCGTATTGATGAGCTGGAGCGCTGGAGCCGCAAACTGGCCAAGCTCCGCCGCCTCGACAGCATGAAGAGCACCGTGAGTGGAGGAACAGTCAG CACATCGGGAAGCTATTTTAGCAGAACAGGAAGCGGCCCGCTCAAGAAGAAGCCGCCAAAACCTGGGAGCAAG AGCTCGTCCACAGACCAGGGCTGCATCAGTCAGAGGTTCATGCAGGGGACCATCCTGGCACTGCTCATCGTCATGGCCTTCAG CGTCATTTCCATGTCCATCCTTTATGTGCTCACTCTCCACCACAGAGGAGATATTGCTGAGAAAGATGG CTGTGCTCCTTCGTGTGTTCTCCACATCTATTGGATGCCCATCTTCACTGCCACTATAACTGTCTGTCCGCCTGTCTGCCCATG GTCAAGAGCAGCACTTGGATCCTCTCGCAAGAGTACATACCCTCCACTGTCCACCACAGCTGTACCAG CTCCTGCAGCTTGCTGTTCAACCACAGCTGTAAACAACCAATCCTCTACTGTTGTGACTCTGAGCAACAACCAATCCACACCAG GTTTAAGCAGTCCGGTTCCCACACCGGGCACGATTAATAAGAAGGCCAAGTCCAGGCCAATGGAAAAGGACGCCCACAACAGGAACCGCTTGAGTCACACCTCTGCACCCATGTACTTTGCCAAGTCTAAACGGCCCGCCTCCTCGGACGTGGGTGGCGTGGGAGCCACCAACCGTCTGCCCGGGGGCCAGCAGCAGCCAGTTCCACGCAGACAGCGCAGCGTGCATACACAGG caggaaGGACAGTTCCCTCGCTTACTGGTGTTTATATTGTGGAAACTGACCAAGAAATTGCTGTGCAAAGTTGCGcaacagcagagagctgcag CTACACAGTGTCACTCCACAGTAAAAGAAATTCCTCCATCTCACAAATCACTTTACACATGAC GTCCACCAGCAATGTATATGTGCGGCAATGTGGAGCCACCAAAGGACGTCTTTGCCCCAACCACACAGAAACAGATCTCTACAGTGGACAGAATACATCCACAAAG GGGACTCATCACTTGTGGTCACTGAATGTGCAGTCTTTCCAAGACGTCACATATCATTTCCGTGTATCCACATCT AGTGAAGACAGTTGTGCCACTGAAGGAAAATTCTCAGCGTTCGCTGAATACCACTTTGTCATCCTGAGCAGCTGCGTGTGA
- the myrf gene encoding myelin regulatory factor isoform X2: MDVVDETEALQRFFEGHDITSSLEPANIDTSILEEYISKEDDSTDICFSEVHSAPGPNYSSPQAGLSASGGLVCGVSPPIPLRQGAPPPGPSSCQNAYPQSLPLGLRHNYPCLGQQQQQQQQQQHQQHQQHQQQQQQQGQLKPEHRGHYAPGTLPESPPDSSSEPYSPQQVNDPHIIRTMTPENMCHMTPTPPLPPQGHYPSMHRDMYLKPEPMISQYPIGPATSGSVDIQQTQMLHQLLQHPQGQDGIPVHQAKKRKHSDSPNSTLNSQILTGIIKQEPGLMQDADNAYLDPNYQCIKWQPHQQNKWTPLYDVNCKELPMLTYRVDADKGFNFSLADDAFVCQKKNHFQVTVYIGMLGDPKYIKTSDGLQPIDCFYLKLNGVKVEAMNQSISVEQSQSDRSKRPFKPVLVTLPPEQVTKVTVGRLHFSETTANNMRKKGKPNPDQRYFMLVVALHAQSHSQSYTVAAHVSERIIVRVTSGHASNPGQFESDNEVLWQRGQLPDSVYHHGRVGINTDRPDEALVVHGNVKVMGSLVHPSDIRAKENVQEVDTTDNLKRISQMRLVHYHYKPEFAATVGIENTAETGVIAQEVQQILPEAVKEGGDVVCANGETIPNLLVVNKERIFMENVGAVKELCKLTDNLETRIDELERWSRKLAKLRRLDSMKSTVSGGTVSTSGSYFSRTGSGPLKKKPPKPGSKSSSTDQGCISQRFMQGTILALLIVMAFSVISMSILYVLTLHHRGDIAEKDGCAPSCVLHIYWMPIFTATITVCPPVCPWSRAALGSSRKSTYPPLSTTAVPAPAACCSTTAVNNQSSTVVTLSNNQSTPGLSSPVPTPGTINKKAKSRPMEKDAHNRNRLSHTSAPMYFAKSKRPASSDVGGVGATNRLPGGQQQPVPRRQRSVHTQGRTVPSLTGVYIVETDQEIAVQSCATAESCSYTVSLHSKRNSSISQITLHMTSTSNVYVRQCGATKGRLCPNHTETDLYSGQNTSTKGTHHLWSLNVQSFQDVTYHFRVSTSSEDSCATEGKFSAFAEYHFVILSSCV, encoded by the exons ATGGACGTGGTAGATGAAACAGAAGCTTTACAGAGGTTTTTTGAAG GTCATGATATTACCAGTTCTCTGGAGCCAGCCAACATCGACACCAGTATCCTGGAAGAGTACATCAGCAAGGAGGACGATAGCACTGACAT CTGTTTCTCAGAGGTCCACAGCGCCCCGGGACCAAATTACTCATCTCCCCAGGCAGGACTGTCGGCCTCTGGAGGCCTGGTGTGTGGCGTGAGCCCCCCAATCCCGCTGCGCCAAGGAGCCCCTCCACCCGGGCCCTCCAGCTGCCAGAACGCCTACCCCCAGAGTCTACCCCTGGGCCTCCGACACAACTACCCCTGCCTGgggcaacagcagcaacagcagcagcagcagcaacaccagcaacaccaacaacaccagcagcagcagcagcagcagggtcaaCTCAAGCCTGAGCACCGGGGCCATTACGCTCCGGG GACACTTCCAGAGTCGCCACCAGACTCCAGCTCAGAGCCGTACTCGCCTCAGCAGGTGAATG ATCCTCACATCATCAGGACAATGACACCAGAGAACATGTGTCACATGACTCCAACGCCACCCCTCCCGCCGCAAGGGCactatcccagcatgcatcggGACATGTACCTGAAGCCCGAGCCCATGATATCCCAGTATCCCATCGGACCGGCCACCAGTGGAAGTGTCGACATACAGCAGACACAGATGCTGCATCAGCTGCTACAACATCCTCAGGGGCAAGA CGGCATCCCTGTTCATCAGGCCAAGAAGAGGAAGCACTCCGACTCGCCCAACAGCACCTTGAATTCCCAAATCCTCACAGGTATCATCAAACAAGAACCAG GTTTGATGCAGGATGCAGACAACGCTTACCTGGACCCAAACTATCAGTGCATTAAATGGCAGCCGCACCAGCAGAACAAGTGGACTCCGTTATATGACGTCAACTGCAAAGAGCT TCCAATGCTAACCTACCGTGTTGATGCTGACAAAGGCTTCAACTTCTCCTTGGCTGACGATGCTTTCGTTTGCCAGAAGAAGAACCATTTCCAGGTTACAGTATACATCGGCATGCTGGGAGATCCCAAATACATCAAGACCAGCGACGGACTGCAGCCCATTGATTGTTTCTATCTCAAACTCAATGGAGTGAAG GTGGAAGCCATGAATCAGTCCATTAGTGTGGAGCAGTCACAGTCTGACCGCAGCAAGAGACCCTTCAAACCAGTGCT tgtCACTTTGCCGCCAGAGCAGGTCACAAAAGTCACAGTGGGACGACTCCACTTCAGCGAGACCACAGCAAATAACATGAGGAAGAAGGGCAAACCAAATCCTGACCAGAG GTATTTCATGCTGGTGGTGGCGCTGCATGCACAGTCCCACAGTCAGAGCTATACTGTGGCTGCTCACGTGTCTGAGAGGATCATCGTCAGGGTAACGTCTGGCCAT GCATCCAACCCAGGACAATTTGAGAGCGACAATGAAGTGCTTTGGCAACGAGGCCAACTGCCAGACTCCGTGTACCACCACGGGAGGGTCGGGATCAATACCGACCGGCCTGACGAGGCCCTTGTTGTTCATGGCAACGTGAAGGTCATGGGCTCTCTGGTTCATCCATCAGACATCAGGGCCAAAGAAAATGTCCAGGAG GTCGACACCACAGACAATTTAAAACGGATTTCTCAGATGAGGCTGGTCCATTATCATTACAAGCCTGAGTTTGCAGCTACGGTGGGCATAGAGAACACAGCAGAGACTG GAGTGATTGCTCAAGAGGTTCAGCAAATCCTTCCTGAGGCGGTGAAGGAGGGGGGTGATGTGGTTTGTGCCAACGGAGAAACTATTCCCAACCTGCTGGTTGTCAACAAG GAGCGTATCTTCATGGAGAACGTCGGAGCGGTGAAGGAGCTGTGTAAGCTAACAGACAACCTGGAGACTCGTATTGATGAGCTGGAGCGCTGGAGCCGCAAACTGGCCAAGCTCCGCCGCCTCGACAGCATGAAGAGCACCGTGAGTGGAGGAACAGTCAG CACATCGGGAAGCTATTTTAGCAGAACAGGAAGCGGCCCGCTCAAGAAGAAGCCGCCAAAACCTGGGAGCAAG AGCTCGTCCACAGACCAGGGCTGCATCAGTCAGAGGTTCATGCAGGGGACCATCCTGGCACTGCTCATCGTCATGGCCTTCAG CGTCATTTCCATGTCCATCCTTTATGTGCTCACTCTCCACCACAGAGGAGATATTGCTGAGAAAGATGG CTGTGCTCCTTCGTGTGTTCTCCACATCTATTGGATGCCCATCTTCACTGCCACTATAACTGTCTGTCCGCCTGTCTGCCCATG GTCAAGAGCAGCACTTGGATCCTCTCGCAAGAGTACATACCCTCCACTGTCCACCACAGCTGTACCAG CTCCTGCAGCTTGCTGTTCAACCACAGCTGTAAACAACCAATCCTCTACTGTTGTGACTCTGAGCAACAACCAATCCACACCAG GTTTAAGCAGTCCGGTTCCCACACCGGGCACGATTAATAAGAAGGCCAAGTCCAGGCCAATGGAAAAGGACGCCCACAACAGGAACCGCTTGAGTCACACCTCTGCACCCATGTACTTTGCCAAGTCTAAACGGCCCGCCTCCTCGGACGTGGGTGGCGTGGGAGCCACCAACCGTCTGCCCGGGGGCCAGCAGCAGCCAGTTCCACGCAGACAGCGCAGCGTGCATACACAGG gaaGGACAGTTCCCTCGCTTACTGGTGTTTATATTGTGGAAACTGACCAAGAAATTGCTGTGCAAAGTTGCGcaacagcagagagctgcag CTACACAGTGTCACTCCACAGTAAAAGAAATTCCTCCATCTCACAAATCACTTTACACATGAC GTCCACCAGCAATGTATATGTGCGGCAATGTGGAGCCACCAAAGGACGTCTTTGCCCCAACCACACAGAAACAGATCTCTACAGTGGACAGAATACATCCACAAAG GGGACTCATCACTTGTGGTCACTGAATGTGCAGTCTTTCCAAGACGTCACATATCATTTCCGTGTATCCACATCT AGTGAAGACAGTTGTGCCACTGAAGGAAAATTCTCAGCGTTCGCTGAATACCACTTTGTCATCCTGAGCAGCTGCGTGTGA
- the myrf gene encoding myelin regulatory factor isoform X1 encodes MDVVDETEALQRFFEGHDITSSLEPANIDTSILEEYISKEDDSTDICFSEVHSAPGPNYSSPQAGLSASGGLVCGVSPPIPLRQGAPPPGPSSCQNAYPQSLPLGLRHNYPCLGQQQQQQQQQQHQQHQQHQQQQQQQGQLKPEHRGHYAPGTLPESPPDSSSEPYSPQQVNDPHIIRTMTPENMCHMTPTPPLPPQGHYPSMHRDMYLKPEPMISQYPIGPATSGSVDIQQTQMLHQLLQHPQGQDGIPVHQAKKRKHSDSPNSTLNSQILTGIIKQEPGLMQDADNAYLDPNYQCIKWQPHQQNKWTPLYDVNCKELPMLTYRVDADKGFNFSLADDAFVCQKKNHFQVTVYIGMLGDPKYIKTSDGLQPIDCFYLKLNGVKVEAMNQSISVEQSQSDRSKRPFKPVLVTLPPEQVTKVTVGRLHFSETTANNMRKKGKPNPDQRYFMLVVALHAQSHSQSYTVAAHVSERIIVRVTSGHASNPGQFESDNEVLWQRGQLPDSVYHHGRVGINTDRPDEALVVHGNVKVMGSLVHPSDIRAKENVQEVDTTDNLKRISQMRLVHYHYKPEFAATVGIENTAETGVIAQEVQQILPEAVKEGGDVVCANGETIPNLLVVNKERIFMENVGAVKELCKLTDNLETRIDELERWSRKLAKLRRLDSMKSTVSGGTVSTSGSYFSRTGSGPLKKKPPKPGSKSSSTDQGCISQRFMQGTILALLIVMAFSVISMSILYVLTLHHRGDIAEKDGCAPSCVLHIYWMPIFTATITVCPPVCPWSRAALGSSRKSTYPPLSTTAVPAPAACCSTTAVNNQSSTVVTLSNNQSTPGLSSPVPTPGTINKKAKSRPMEKDAHNRNRLSHTSAPMYFAKSKRPASSDVGGVGATNRLPGGQQQPVPRRQRSVHTQAGRTVPSLTGVYIVETDQEIAVQSCATAESCSYTVSLHSKRNSSISQITLHMTSTSNVYVRQCGATKGRLCPNHTETDLYSGQNTSTKGTHHLWSLNVQSFQDVTYHFRVSTSSEDSCATEGKFSAFAEYHFVILSSCV; translated from the exons ATGGACGTGGTAGATGAAACAGAAGCTTTACAGAGGTTTTTTGAAG GTCATGATATTACCAGTTCTCTGGAGCCAGCCAACATCGACACCAGTATCCTGGAAGAGTACATCAGCAAGGAGGACGATAGCACTGACAT CTGTTTCTCAGAGGTCCACAGCGCCCCGGGACCAAATTACTCATCTCCCCAGGCAGGACTGTCGGCCTCTGGAGGCCTGGTGTGTGGCGTGAGCCCCCCAATCCCGCTGCGCCAAGGAGCCCCTCCACCCGGGCCCTCCAGCTGCCAGAACGCCTACCCCCAGAGTCTACCCCTGGGCCTCCGACACAACTACCCCTGCCTGgggcaacagcagcaacagcagcagcagcagcaacaccagcaacaccaacaacaccagcagcagcagcagcagcagggtcaaCTCAAGCCTGAGCACCGGGGCCATTACGCTCCGGG GACACTTCCAGAGTCGCCACCAGACTCCAGCTCAGAGCCGTACTCGCCTCAGCAGGTGAATG ATCCTCACATCATCAGGACAATGACACCAGAGAACATGTGTCACATGACTCCAACGCCACCCCTCCCGCCGCAAGGGCactatcccagcatgcatcggGACATGTACCTGAAGCCCGAGCCCATGATATCCCAGTATCCCATCGGACCGGCCACCAGTGGAAGTGTCGACATACAGCAGACACAGATGCTGCATCAGCTGCTACAACATCCTCAGGGGCAAGA CGGCATCCCTGTTCATCAGGCCAAGAAGAGGAAGCACTCCGACTCGCCCAACAGCACCTTGAATTCCCAAATCCTCACAGGTATCATCAAACAAGAACCAG GTTTGATGCAGGATGCAGACAACGCTTACCTGGACCCAAACTATCAGTGCATTAAATGGCAGCCGCACCAGCAGAACAAGTGGACTCCGTTATATGACGTCAACTGCAAAGAGCT TCCAATGCTAACCTACCGTGTTGATGCTGACAAAGGCTTCAACTTCTCCTTGGCTGACGATGCTTTCGTTTGCCAGAAGAAGAACCATTTCCAGGTTACAGTATACATCGGCATGCTGGGAGATCCCAAATACATCAAGACCAGCGACGGACTGCAGCCCATTGATTGTTTCTATCTCAAACTCAATGGAGTGAAG GTGGAAGCCATGAATCAGTCCATTAGTGTGGAGCAGTCACAGTCTGACCGCAGCAAGAGACCCTTCAAACCAGTGCT tgtCACTTTGCCGCCAGAGCAGGTCACAAAAGTCACAGTGGGACGACTCCACTTCAGCGAGACCACAGCAAATAACATGAGGAAGAAGGGCAAACCAAATCCTGACCAGAG GTATTTCATGCTGGTGGTGGCGCTGCATGCACAGTCCCACAGTCAGAGCTATACTGTGGCTGCTCACGTGTCTGAGAGGATCATCGTCAGGGTAACGTCTGGCCAT GCATCCAACCCAGGACAATTTGAGAGCGACAATGAAGTGCTTTGGCAACGAGGCCAACTGCCAGACTCCGTGTACCACCACGGGAGGGTCGGGATCAATACCGACCGGCCTGACGAGGCCCTTGTTGTTCATGGCAACGTGAAGGTCATGGGCTCTCTGGTTCATCCATCAGACATCAGGGCCAAAGAAAATGTCCAGGAG GTCGACACCACAGACAATTTAAAACGGATTTCTCAGATGAGGCTGGTCCATTATCATTACAAGCCTGAGTTTGCAGCTACGGTGGGCATAGAGAACACAGCAGAGACTG GAGTGATTGCTCAAGAGGTTCAGCAAATCCTTCCTGAGGCGGTGAAGGAGGGGGGTGATGTGGTTTGTGCCAACGGAGAAACTATTCCCAACCTGCTGGTTGTCAACAAG GAGCGTATCTTCATGGAGAACGTCGGAGCGGTGAAGGAGCTGTGTAAGCTAACAGACAACCTGGAGACTCGTATTGATGAGCTGGAGCGCTGGAGCCGCAAACTGGCCAAGCTCCGCCGCCTCGACAGCATGAAGAGCACCGTGAGTGGAGGAACAGTCAG CACATCGGGAAGCTATTTTAGCAGAACAGGAAGCGGCCCGCTCAAGAAGAAGCCGCCAAAACCTGGGAGCAAG AGCTCGTCCACAGACCAGGGCTGCATCAGTCAGAGGTTCATGCAGGGGACCATCCTGGCACTGCTCATCGTCATGGCCTTCAG CGTCATTTCCATGTCCATCCTTTATGTGCTCACTCTCCACCACAGAGGAGATATTGCTGAGAAAGATGG CTGTGCTCCTTCGTGTGTTCTCCACATCTATTGGATGCCCATCTTCACTGCCACTATAACTGTCTGTCCGCCTGTCTGCCCATG GTCAAGAGCAGCACTTGGATCCTCTCGCAAGAGTACATACCCTCCACTGTCCACCACAGCTGTACCAG CTCCTGCAGCTTGCTGTTCAACCACAGCTGTAAACAACCAATCCTCTACTGTTGTGACTCTGAGCAACAACCAATCCACACCAG GTTTAAGCAGTCCGGTTCCCACACCGGGCACGATTAATAAGAAGGCCAAGTCCAGGCCAATGGAAAAGGACGCCCACAACAGGAACCGCTTGAGTCACACCTCTGCACCCATGTACTTTGCCAAGTCTAAACGGCCCGCCTCCTCGGACGTGGGTGGCGTGGGAGCCACCAACCGTCTGCCCGGGGGCCAGCAGCAGCCAGTTCCACGCAGACAGCGCAGCGTGCATACACAGG caggaaGGACAGTTCCCTCGCTTACTGGTGTTTATATTGTGGAAACTGACCAAGAAATTGCTGTGCAAAGTTGCGcaacagcagagagctgcag CTACACAGTGTCACTCCACAGTAAAAGAAATTCCTCCATCTCACAAATCACTTTACACATGAC GTCCACCAGCAATGTATATGTGCGGCAATGTGGAGCCACCAAAGGACGTCTTTGCCCCAACCACACAGAAACAGATCTCTACAGTGGACAGAATACATCCACAAAG GGGACTCATCACTTGTGGTCACTGAATGTGCAGTCTTTCCAAGACGTCACATATCATTTCCGTGTATCCACATCT AGTGAAGACAGTTGTGCCACTGAAGGAAAATTCTCAGCGTTCGCTGAATACCACTTTGTCATCCTGAGCAGCTGCGTGTGA